The DNA sequence ACTGTCTGCAACAGTGTGACCAGCACCAACCGGTTGATTGAACATAGggttaagattttatttttaatattaaattgggataatctatactatactataaaaagccaagaTGGGTATATTTTGTAGTCCTACTTTTTCTTCacgttttttggtttggtcGTTTTTTTTTTCCCATCAGTTCGTTGGTCCATTAGTTCGTTTGTAGCCTGTTAGTAATATACTCCTACTAGACTTCTATCTCCTGGTAAAGCAAATAGTACAGAACACATACACCTCCTCTCCCTCTCTGCACAACCGACCTCTCCGACCTCTCCGTCTCTGAACCACCGCCCTCTGTCCCTCTCCGACCTCTCCGTCTCTGAACCACCACCCTCTGTCTTCCTCTCCATCTCGGCCAACTCCGTAGGTGGACATTTATTCTACTTATCATTCCATCTCTCAAGAACTTCATCTCCGGTGAAGGTTTGTTCTTCAtacatatataatcaattatatttGAAGTTGTTTCTCTTCTGAAAATATATGGATATGGGTTTGTTATCCATTGTTTATCTATCTTAAATTTCAGTAATTTAGTTGCTTATAAAAATTGTGCTCTTTCTTTGGTTCCTGGTTGAGCTCTTTCTTTGCACGTAAAGTGTTTGATCTGAGAGCTGTTTGAAAAATTAACTCAGTGTGATTAAATGACTCACATTTGGGAGAAATCTATAATTTTGGCTTTCCTTTTAAGTTTTTAGCTATTGTTATTGCATGGAAATTCTTTGGGAGAATCTAATTTAATGGTTTACTTATAAACCAATATAATTCTGGTGTTACTTGAAAGATTTTTGGCCTTCCTTTTAAGCTATTATTAGAGTTTGCACTCTTGGAACTGGGGTTCTGTAGTTTCCGATCAGGAAGATATATATGCTGTAGAATGGTACAACAACTTCTGGAGAGATATATTGTCCCTAAATAATACATTACATCGTTTAAATGACTTTATTATAGTAGCACTAGCATATCTTAATTTGGAATTTGActatttatttgataatttacTTAGAACTGAAAGAGTATTACAAAGAGCAGGGGTGGTTTTGGCGGATTCAGATGGTGTTTTTATAAGCAAGTTAGTTAATGTTCATATAGATTATTAGGGAGTTATTTAATGTTATTCTGTTATGCACTTCATATAAGATATTACTGATATTTACATCAGTTCCACCATGGTAGCTACAAAGTTGATGACAAGTAGAACGTGGTTTTTGCTGGCCCAAAAACTGGTGGCGGATTTACGCAGAGCTCAGCCATAAGTTCTACCAGAGCTAATAGTAATAACTACGCCTAATTGCTAATAACAATTTCCTGGAAGTATTAGAAGTTCAGACATACCATGTCCCAAAAGACACCACAAAATGTTAGCTACTTTCAAACCAGTAACTAATTCCCCATAAACAGATATCTCAAGTCTTCCACAGTTAAGCGGCTTCCTGTGCCCCCACTCGGATCCTCACCAAATGCAGATGCAACCATTTTCCTTTTCTCTTCCTGCAAAAGTATAATCATGTGTAAACAATGAGTTTTCCTAGACAACCTAACTCAATGGTCCTCGCTCCATATAAACAGGACCCAGAATTTGTTTCAGCGTAGGAAAGAAAATGAATGCCTTTTTGATTCTTTGGaaatatactcttccaaagaatTTACAAATTATTGCTACGCATCAAGTGTAAAATCTTTACAATATGGAAACTTCAATTTGAGGTCTCATTTAGCTGTATTGATAATAAtgtgaaaaataattatgatgTAAAAAATAGAGGCATTATAGATTGGATCTAATCGATCATCCTAAATCCTGTCAAAAAAACACCCCGATCACTCAAAAGAGTTGATAGTCGTAGCAAGACAAACCTCATACTTCAAAACAAGAAATTGCAACATACCTGAAGACCTAATATCCGATCTTCAACTGTATTTAATGGTTTACTTATAAACCAATATAATTCTGGTGTTACTTGAAAGATTTTTGGCCTTCCTTTTAAGCTATTGTTAGAGTCTGCACTCTTGGAACTGGGATTCTGTAGTTTCCGATCATGAAGATATATATGCTGTAGAATGGTACAACAACTTCTGAAGAGATATATTGTCCCTAAGTAATACACTACATCGTTTAAATGACTTTATTATAGTAGCACTAGCATATCTTGATTTGGAATTTGActatttatttgataattttcttAGAACTGAAAGAGTATTACAAAGAGCAGGGGTGGTTTTGGCGGATTCAGATGGTGTTTTTATAAGCAAGTTAGTTAATGTTCATATAGACTATTAGGGAGTTATTTAATGTTATTCTGTTATGCACTTCTGGAAATGAAGTTCAATCCGTCCAGAGCTCATTTTGTCGCTATGAGTAACCTGACATGGGCATACAAAATCGAAGTTCACAAGGGGTGGGGTTGGACTGAGCATGAGATTATGTCAGCTTTTAGATAGAATCCAATCTGTATGAGTTTATAAGAGGAAAATATCATGAGTGGAATGGATTTCCTTGTGAATAAAATGGGCTTTCAGTCTATGACTATTGCTAAAAGACCAGTCGCTCTAACTTACTAATTAAAATAGAGATTGATTTTAAGATGTTCAGTTATCAAAGTTGGCAAGATGAAAGGTTTAATAAGCGAGGATTTAATCTTGCTTTCACTTTCGATTCTGATGATTACCGATCAAAGCTTTGTGGATCGGTTTATAATCAAGTATATATAAGAAACAACTTCCTCAACTATTAAATGCATATCAAAGTAAGCTGGGCATTATGGAATTAGGTGAAAGCTAAGATTCTTATGTTCAGCATTTCAGCTTTcatgtttatttataaattgtgTTTACTGGGTAGTTACTAAAACCTAGCCATCACCGGAATGTGTTTAATATTCTAGTGTGTTTTGCAAAAGCACTTAAAGCCAACAAGTGTTTAGTTGCCTCCCATGTGGTGAGAAATCTTGAATCTTGAATATATTATGTCTcctatcttttattttattgtttgttGAATTTGTTTCAGTTCTTATATGCTCAAATGCACCGACACATACATACACAATTTTCTGCTTTAACCTATGTACATATACAGAACATTTATTCTATGTCCCTAGATAATCAGACCCCATTATTTTggttattttgatattattattcctCCATTGCTCCCAAACACCATCCGTGTACTAAACCGTATGTAATAAATGTAATAATAggctttgaagtttgaaacttTGAATCTTTACATGTGCCGGATTCATTTATTGCGCATTAAAAAAACCATATATTTGCTTCTGGTTGGAAATGAAATCCGAGCCGTCCAAATCTTTCATTTTTTGCTACATGCTTATCAGATTGATGGAGCGCGATGAGGAGCGTTGGAAAAAGTTCAAAGAAGAGCAGAGAAAACGTTTACGAGATATTGAAGAACAGGTATtgtgtattaatatatacaaatttttaactttaacaaaTGTAGTTGCTTGCCACTTTTGAATCATGacatctgaattttttttaatgtactGAAGCGTGTCCCAAAGATGACAGATTTGGAGAATTTGGCTGGCAAACGCAGGATTAAGTTGCAAGCTGGTTTGTATTtgtcaatattttatttatcttaCTTTTAAAAGTTGAATTTGTGAATAGAAACTAATTTTTTGGTCAGTATTTGCCCCACCTGTTAAATGTTTAAACATTATTATACAATATTTGTTTAATCTGTTTGATTTGTAATAttagaaatttgtttaaatagGAAACAGACATAATATATTCAAGAGCTACTCACATTTGGTTGCTGATTATAGCCCATTGACACGTATGTTGATCTATAATAATTTTtgcaatattttaaattttgtgttgaGGTTAACGttatacaattaaaattaaaatggtgTTAATAATTTCAATGTTCACTTTATAGCTGTGCCTGTAATGTCTGAAACTTTGGAAAAGATGGCGTCTGAAATTACCAAGAAATTGGACCAACACACCCAAAAAGCAAGGGCAAGATCCAAAGCACAGGTATTAAATGTTGTCTTCCTTCATCTTAGAAGATGATCATTTTTGCCTTTACATGATGCTaacattttgattttatattataattagaaaaagGTTGCCGAAAAGGACGATTTAAATTTGAACACAAGTTTGTCAAACTCTTAGGCGTTAAAAAAGACGAAAATAATGtaagattttcttttataatatattgaagaaatcaaaaattttaagttCAAATACAATTCAGAGGAACCTCtcacaaaaaatgtaaaaaaatggaGAACAACACTTCTTTATCAAAATAACAAAAGTAGACATTTCTTAAGtttctattatttttcaaaagcaTATTTGATCGAGATGTAAATAAAGCGTAACAAAATGAATAGTatggttaaaattaaaatataacaataaaaatgtatatcacattttcttttgaattttttaattcaaatttaaagtgagattgaaaaaaattatttaaacattgacatatggaaaaaaaattaattgtttatactaatattttataatataaaaaaatttgtacaaGACAAACTTTCAAAAGTGCATATAAACAatcgattaatataatttaataccattttatttaattaatgaaaaatactaataaaatgatattaagcttataaataatcaaattaaagttatatggtcgcccgtgcttcgcatgGGTTATAGGCTTAAAACATTAACATATTAGGTTTTTTTACGAGATAATaaccttttgattttatattataattagaaaGTGGCTTGCAAACAAGATGCTTTGAATTTGGACTGTGAATTTTTTTAGCCTTTAACTTTTTAATTTAGTAAATAAAGGTAATCCAAAAATTTGCATATCTTCAAGAATTTTAATGGTaaagaaaaagttaaaatttttattttcaatttttctagGTTATAAATGTAagtgtaaaatttaaattgataaaaagtcaaataaaaaatatattttaattataaaaccaatGCTTCTATAAGTCTGAAATTTCCAAGAAACCAAGGGCAAGATACAGAGCACAAGTATTAAATGTTATGTTCCTTCATTTTAGAAGATGAGCATTTTTGGCTTTACATGATGCTAACcttctaattttatattataattagaaaaagGCTGCGGAAAAGGACGATTTGAATTTGAACACAAGTTTGTCAAACTCTGAGGCTTTAAGAAAGATTGAGGCTGAAGCTAGGGAAAAACAGGACGAACGCAACAAGAAACGAAGGGAGAAATACAAAGCACAAGCTAGGGAAAAACAGGACGAACGCAACAAGAAACGAAGGGAGAAATACAAAGCACAAGTATGAAATGTTGTGTTCTTTCATCTTAAAACATTAACATTTTTGCCTTTACGTGATGATAACCttgtgattttatattataattagaaaGAGGCTTGCAAAAAGGATGGTTTGAATTTGGACTTTGAAGCTAGGGAAAAACAGGATCAACTCAACCAAAAACGAAGGGCCAGATACAAAGCACATGTATAAAATACTCTTTTCTTTAATCttaaatcatgaatttttttCCTTATTATTTTGCTGaccttttaattttatattatgattagaAAGAGGCCACTTTGAGAAAGATTGAGTTAGAAGCTAAGGAGAAACATGATCAACTCAACCAGAAGCAACGGGAAGTGAAGAACAAGAAAAGGCGTTCACGATACCAAAATGGTACCTTCATTTGTGAGGGTTTTAGGGTGAAATGAATGTTGATATGTTTTGTTAGAACATTTGTTTGtttatacaaaatataaattttgtgtaaTTGTTGAGTAATTGATATTTCGTAagttaaaatatgtaaattatcTAACATGATAATGATTTTACAATTGAAATATGTAGGTGATGCCGAGAAAAGAGAAGAACGTAAGAACAAACGAAAACAGGTGTATCGAAATGGTATAATTCTGTTTTCTTTTTCCACTTCAGGTTATATTATATGTCAAACAAGTAGTTTTGATGATCGAAATGTTTACTTTAAATTTCTTCAGTTAACATAtgtcatttttttgaaaaatgatcTTATGCAAGCATTAATAAACTATGCAGAAAATGAAGAACAAAATATGAAATGTGATGCTTCTAAAGTAATTGTCAGGACTCCTGAAAAGATTGCAGGTAGTTTGTGCAAtcttaatatttaaatgataattatgcgGCAATGTTTTTTTGATGCATATCTATTTTATTGCAGCTTTACCGACATTGAGTAAAAGGATGAGGAGCAAGATAAAATTAAACAAGGAAAAATTTGGTAATCTTAAATTTGAGCTTTAACTAATTTCTAATATAGTAGAATGCTTATGGCATGTTTCAAAAATGCAATAAATTCACATATCTATCAAAcatgtttttgattttaatatatttatgaatgCAGCATCGAGCAATTCAATACTTGATATAGGATGTGCCGATAAAATCTGTTGTCACTGTGGGGCTTTGATGTGGAGGTTTGAGCAAACAGAGAAGGAATGCCAGTTGAAATCAGATAAGTTTTCTTTGTGTTGTGGGAATGGAAAGGTACGCTTGCCACTATTACGAGAGACTCCCTTTGAGTTGAAAACATTACTAGATCggagtaatcctaaaagaactATGTTCCAAAATAACATCCGGATGTACAACAACGCATTCGGATTTACTTCTGTTGGAGCTAATATGGATAAAAGTATTAATAACGGGCGTGGACCTTTTGTTTATCGTATTCATGGTGTACTTTACCATCAGATAGGTTCACTGTTTGCTGAAGAATCCAAAAAGCCAGTTTTCTCGCAAATATATATGTACGATAATCAAGAACAGGTTAACAAGCGTATGAATTTTCCCAATTCTGAAGAACCCCTTGACAGTGAAATAACCGAATTGTTATCTGTGATGTTGCACCGAGTGAATGCTTTGGTGGATATATATAGACAAGTTCGAGATAGATACAAAGAATCAGAAGTAATTCCTGGAAAGTTGCGTTTAATTGCAAATAGGGACACAGATGGTCGAGAAAGTAATGTTCCAAGCAATGCCTATGACTTTGCAGGATTAGTTGCAAACAGTAATCTAGCAGATGATAGGGATATACTTGTCCACCCTCATGATGGAGTTCTGCATAGGATTTCAGTGCTCCATCCATGTTATATGTCCCTTCAGTACCCGCTTCTATTCCCGTGGGGTGAAGATGGTTTCAGAATTGATATCTTACATTCAGGGATAAGTGAAAAATCAGGAAATAAAAGAGATGTGGTTACCATCAGAGAATATTATTGTTACAGACTTCAGTACAGAGATGCGGAAGGGCATACTTTAATTGGTGGGGGGCGGTTATTCTTACAGTTTGTAGTTGATGCATGGGCATGTATTGAACATACTAGACTTACATGGGTCTTAACACACCAAACAATATTGAGGTCTGATCTATATAACAATGTTGTTGATTCTGTTAATAAAGGAGATACTAATGCTTCTACAATTGGAAAACGGATTGTATTGCCATCCTCATTTACAGGTAGCCCACGTTACATGCAACAAAATTATCAAGATTGTATGGCTATTTGCAGAAAATTCGGAAGCCCGGATCTGTTCATTACATTCACATGCAATCCACAGTGGCCAGAAATCAAGGAGTATTGTGATAAGGTTCCACACTGTATCCCAGCTGATAGGCCCGATGTTATGGCTAGAGTGTTCAAGATTAAACTTGAATTGCTTCTAGAAGATTTGACAGATAACCATGTTCTTGGAAAAGTCATTGGAGGTAATAATCTCTTTGAAGCAATGTATGTTTCTTATATTTTCCTTTCATTTCATGTCGCCTTACAAGTGTGCTTATTGATGCAACTGTAAATTTAGATATTGATTTAATAA is a window from the Daucus carota subsp. sativus chromosome 8, DH1 v3.0, whole genome shotgun sequence genome containing:
- the LOC108197603 gene encoding uncharacterized protein LOC108197603 isoform X1 — translated: MERDEERWKKFKEEQRKRLRDIEEQRVPKMTDLENLAGKRRIKLQAGNRHNIFKSYSHLVADYSPLTPVPVMSETLEKMASEITKKLDQHTQKARARSKAQKKAAEKDDLNLNTSLSNSEALRKIEAEAREKQDERNKKRREKYKAQAREKQDERNKKRREKYKAQKEACKKDGLNLDFEAREKQDQLNQKRRARYKAHKEATLRKIELEAKEKHDQLNQKQREVKNKKRRSRYQNGDAEKREERKNKRKQVYRNENEEQNMKCDASKVIVRTPEKIAALPTLSKRMRSKIKLNKEKFASSNSILDIGCADKICCHCGALMWRFEQTEKECQLKSDKFSLCCGNGKVRLPLLRETPFELKTLLDRSNPKRTMFQNNIRMYNNAFGFTSVGANMDKSINNGRGPFVYRIHGVLYHQIGSLFAEESKKPVFSQIYMYDNQEQVNKRMNFPNSEEPLDSEITELLSVMLHRVNALVDIYRQVRDRYKESEVIPGKLRLIANRDTDGRESNVPSNAYDFAGLVANSNLADDRDILVHPHDGVLHRISVLHPCYMSLQYPLLFPWGEDGFRIDILHSGISEKSGNKRDVVTIREYYCYRLQYRDAEGHTLIGGGRLFLQFVVDAWACIEHTRLTWVLTHQTILRSDLYNNVVDSVNKGDTNASTIGKRIVLPSSFTGSPRYMQQNYQDCMAICRKFGSPDLFITFTCNPQWPEIKEYCDKVPHCIPADRPDVMARVFKIKLELLLEDLTDNHVLGKVIGVAYTIEFQKRGLPHAHIIVWLEESDKCHSTDDIDQLICAEIPDKESDEIGYDAVSRHMIHGPCGAYNIECPCMKDGKCTKYYPKELTNETTIDSNGYAVYRRRDHKHTVHFKEKDIEIDNRFVVPYNRGLLVKYQAHINIEWCNQGRLIKYMFKYVNKGPDRATVVVETANAVVTNDTKQIVNVNEVEEYVSCRYLSSAEACWRIFEFPIHHHKPVVIKLVFHLENEQQVYFREDETLTTVVDRIDPNATMFIQWFRVNREDPAARDLTFVEFPEKYFWDNTGKIWQRRKKKMCVIGRMVYVHPTAGMYIYCNVKMIIFNHVCYL
- the LOC108197603 gene encoding uncharacterized protein LOC108197603 isoform X2, whose amino-acid sequence is MERDEERWKKFKEEQRKRLRDIEEQRVPKMTDLENLAGKRRIKLQAAVPVMSETLEKMASEITKKLDQHTQKARARSKAQKKAAEKDDLNLNTSLSNSEALRKIEAEAREKQDERNKKRREKYKAQAREKQDERNKKRREKYKAQKEACKKDGLNLDFEAREKQDQLNQKRRARYKAHKEATLRKIELEAKEKHDQLNQKQREVKNKKRRSRYQNGDAEKREERKNKRKQVYRNENEEQNMKCDASKVIVRTPEKIAALPTLSKRMRSKIKLNKEKFASSNSILDIGCADKICCHCGALMWRFEQTEKECQLKSDKFSLCCGNGKVRLPLLRETPFELKTLLDRSNPKRTMFQNNIRMYNNAFGFTSVGANMDKSINNGRGPFVYRIHGVLYHQIGSLFAEESKKPVFSQIYMYDNQEQVNKRMNFPNSEEPLDSEITELLSVMLHRVNALVDIYRQVRDRYKESEVIPGKLRLIANRDTDGRESNVPSNAYDFAGLVANSNLADDRDILVHPHDGVLHRISVLHPCYMSLQYPLLFPWGEDGFRIDILHSGISEKSGNKRDVVTIREYYCYRLQYRDAEGHTLIGGGRLFLQFVVDAWACIEHTRLTWVLTHQTILRSDLYNNVVDSVNKGDTNASTIGKRIVLPSSFTGSPRYMQQNYQDCMAICRKFGSPDLFITFTCNPQWPEIKEYCDKVPHCIPADRPDVMARVFKIKLELLLEDLTDNHVLGKVIGVAYTIEFQKRGLPHAHIIVWLEESDKCHSTDDIDQLICAEIPDKESDEIGYDAVSRHMIHGPCGAYNIECPCMKDGKCTKYYPKELTNETTIDSNGYAVYRRRDHKHTVHFKEKDIEIDNRFVVPYNRGLLVKYQAHINIEWCNQGRLIKYMFKYVNKGPDRATVVVETANAVVTNDTKQIVNVNEVEEYVSCRYLSSAEACWRIFEFPIHHHKPVVIKLVFHLENEQQVYFREDETLTTVVDRIDPNATMFIQWFRVNREDPAARDLTFVEFPEKYFWDNTGKIWQRRKKKMCVIGRMVYVHPTAGMYIYCNVKMIIFNHVCYL